The Aestuariibaculum lutulentum genome segment AAATAAAAACACATCCTGCAATACAACAGCTATTTGCGTACGTAACGAGGCTAAAGTCACCTCTTTAATATCTACGCCATCAATGGCAATCAAGCCGTCTTTAATTTCATAAAAACGATTTAATAAATTAATGATGGTTGACTTACCTGCTCCGGTTGCTCCAACAATAGCGATGGTTTCACCTGCTTTCACATCAAATGAAATGCCTTTCAATACTTCTTCGTCATCAACATAACTAAACACGACATTTTTAAATGCAATATCTCCTTTAAAATGATCCGCTACTATGGTTCCGTTATCATCAATTTGCGAAGTGGTATCTATTACTTTAAATACACGAGTTGCAGCCACCATACCCATTTGCAGGGTGTTAAACTTATCGGCTATCTGACGTAAAGGTCTGAAGAGCATCGGGATAAACATGATAAACGCAATTAAATCGCCCTGCGATACTTCATGATTTTCTAACACAATGCTTAATCCGCCATACCAGGCTACCGCCCCAATACATACCGAAGACACCAAATCGGCCAACGGAAAAAATATCGAGTTGTACCAAACGGTTTTTAACCAGCCCTTTTTGTGACGTTCATTAATCTCCATGAAGTTTTTATACTCTACATCTTCACGTGTGAACAGTTGTAGAATTTTCATTCCGGTTAAACGTTCCTGAACAAATGAATTCAGATTAGATACTTCATTTCTAACCTCTTCAAAAGCCACCTTCATGTATTTTTGAAAAATACGTGTCGCATACATAAGCACAGGAAGCATCACAAAAACAATTAAACTTAAGCGCCAGTTGATATAAACCATTACCCCAAACACAACCACCATAGCCAGTAAATCCCTAAAAATCATGAACAGTCCCTGTCCGAATATATCGGCAATACGTTCCATATCGGTTACGGCTCTGGTAATTAACACCCCTACCGATGAATTATCGTAATACTTCATCTTGAATTTTAGCAGGTGATTAAATAATTTCACTCGCACATCTTCAACCAGATTTTGTCCCAACCAGGCCGCATAGTAAATAAAGGCCAACTGAAACACAGTTTGCAGTATTAACACCCCAAACATAGCCAGTATGTAGTACAAAAATGTCTCAGGTATTTTTACCTCAATACTATTATCTATGGCGTATTTAGTTATGTATGGCGTTGCGGCACTTAAAACAGCCAACAATACAACTAAAATTATAAGTACCACAAAGACTACCTTATATGGCTTTATGTATTGAAACAGACGTTTAAACAATACAACGTCGAATATATTTTCTTTTGTTTTACTCATTACAGTCTTATATCGTTATTATAAGCCACTTCGGTTAAATACAAGGCGTGACCCGGAACCGAATAGCCGGCCTCACTCCTGTCTTTAGATTTTATTATGGTATGTAAATCGTCTACAGCAATTTTACCCAAACCAATGTTGACCATGGTACCTACAATGGCACGTACCATATTTCGCAAAAACCTGTCGGCTTTAATTACAAAATGAAGCTCGTCGTCTTTAAAAAACCACTCCGCTTTCATAATATCACAATTATATGTTTTTACATCGGTATTCACTTTCGAAAAACACTGAAAGTCTTTATAGTCGAATAAAATGGTACAAGCTTTCTGCATTTTTTCAACATCTAGTTCTTGCTTTATATAATATGCTGCATCGACATTAAACACATTCTTTTTTAATGTAATGCGATACAAATACGCTCGACTTAACGCATCGAAACGGGCATGAGCCTCGGGTTTTACCTTAAAAATCTCGTGTATCGCCACATCTTTAGGTAAAAACGCATTGAGCTTATACATTAAATGCGCTTCATCAATTTCAATATCGGTATCAAAATGAGCGAACATCTGTGTGGCATGTACACCGGTGTCAGTGCGGCCGGCACCAACAAT includes the following:
- the truA gene encoding tRNA pseudouridine(38-40) synthase TruA; this encodes MRYFIELSYNGSAYHGWQNQPTAISVQEVIEKGLSTLLKTPIAIVGAGRTDTGVHATQMFAHFDTDIEIDEAHLMYKLNAFLPKDVAIHEIFKVKPEAHARFDALSRAYLYRITLKKNVFNVDAAYYIKQELDVEKMQKACTILFDYKDFQCFSKVNTDVKTYNCDIMKAEWFFKDDELHFVIKADRFLRNMVRAIVGTMVNIGLGKIAVDDLHTIIKSKDRSEAGYSVPGHALYLTEVAYNNDIRL
- a CDS encoding ABC transporter ATP-binding protein encodes the protein MSKTKENIFDVVLFKRLFQYIKPYKVVFVVLIILVVLLAVLSAATPYITKYAIDNSIEVKIPETFLYYILAMFGVLILQTVFQLAFIYYAAWLGQNLVEDVRVKLFNHLLKFKMKYYDNSSVGVLITRAVTDMERIADIFGQGLFMIFRDLLAMVVVFGVMVYINWRLSLIVFVMLPVLMYATRIFQKYMKVAFEEVRNEVSNLNSFVQERLTGMKILQLFTREDVEYKNFMEINERHKKGWLKTVWYNSIFFPLADLVSSVCIGAVAWYGGLSIVLENHEVSQGDLIAFIMFIPMLFRPLRQIADKFNTLQMGMVAATRVFKVIDTTSQIDDNGTIVADHFKGDIAFKNVVFSYVDDEEVLKGISFDVKAGETIAIVGATGAGKSTIINLLNRFYEIKDGLIAIDGVDIKEVTLASLRTQIAVVLQDVFLFADTILNNITLNNPEITEAQVEAAAKEIGVHDFITSLPGGYHYNVKERGVMLSSGQRQLISFLRAYVTNPSILVLDEATSSVDSYSEQLIQNATDKITKGRTSIVIAHRLATIKKADKILVMDAGEIVEQGTHDELLQKANGYYKNLYEVQFLKEEVV